One segment of Desulfovibrio sp. JC010 DNA contains the following:
- the betA gene encoding choline dehydrogenase — MTHYDYIIVGGGSAGSVLANRLSANPKHKVLVLEAGRPDYKLDFRIHMPAALTYPLAGKTYNWWYESDPEPHMNNRRVYQPRGKVLGGSSCINGMIHIRGNAMDYEKWAKEDGLENWSYAHCLPYFKRFEQRMAGATEYQGAVGPLYLTTPECDNPLFDAFFKAVQEAGYPLTDDVNGYQQEGFGKFDRTTYNGRRMNAARAYVHPVKKRRNLTVKCNAMATRILFEGKRAVGVEYTKGKNTEKVYGSEIISCGGAINSPQLLQLSGIGNAEELGKLGIDVVHNLPGVGENLQDHLELYVQYACKKPVSKYPCLQWYNQPKIGLEWLLKGTGEAATNHFEAGGFIRGNDQVEYPNIQYHFLPIAIRYDGSAPNEGHGYQVHVGPMNTDVRGHVKIKSKDPKEYPSIFFNYLSTEQERREWVEAIRKTREIMTQPAFDEFRGKELAPGEQAQTDEEILDFVAREGESAYHPSCTCAMGTHEMAVTDPELRVHGVEGLRVVDASVMPYVTNGNIYAPVMMIAEKAADLILGNTPIAPENVPFYKHEK, encoded by the coding sequence ATGACACATTACGATTACATTATTGTCGGCGGCGGGTCCGCAGGTTCTGTTCTTGCCAACAGACTGAGCGCAAATCCCAAACACAAAGTACTTGTCCTTGAAGCAGGCCGCCCTGACTATAAACTTGATTTCCGCATCCACATGCCTGCGGCATTGACTTATCCCCTTGCAGGCAAAACCTACAACTGGTGGTATGAATCCGACCCAGAACCGCACATGAACAACCGCCGTGTATACCAGCCTCGCGGTAAAGTCCTCGGCGGTTCCTCCTGCATTAACGGCATGATCCACATTCGCGGTAATGCCATGGACTATGAAAAATGGGCCAAGGAAGACGGCCTTGAGAACTGGTCCTATGCCCACTGCCTGCCCTATTTCAAACGTTTTGAGCAGCGCATGGCCGGAGCTACTGAATATCAGGGCGCAGTCGGCCCGCTCTACCTGACCACCCCGGAATGCGACAACCCGCTCTTCGATGCATTTTTCAAAGCCGTACAGGAAGCAGGCTACCCTTTGACCGATGACGTAAACGGTTACCAGCAGGAAGGTTTCGGCAAATTCGACCGCACCACCTATAACGGACGCCGCATGAACGCTGCCCGCGCTTATGTGCATCCGGTTAAAAAACGCAGAAACCTGACCGTAAAATGTAATGCCATGGCTACCCGCATCCTTTTTGAAGGTAAACGGGCTGTCGGCGTGGAATACACCAAAGGCAAAAACACAGAAAAGGTATACGGCAGCGAAATCATTTCCTGCGGCGGTGCCATCAACTCCCCGCAGCTGCTCCAGCTTTCCGGTATCGGTAACGCAGAGGAACTCGGCAAACTGGGAATTGACGTGGTTCACAACCTGCCCGGCGTAGGTGAAAACCTGCAGGACCACCTTGAACTCTACGTGCAGTACGCCTGCAAGAAGCCGGTAAGTAAATACCCCTGCCTGCAGTGGTACAACCAGCCTAAAATCGGTCTGGAATGGCTGCTCAAAGGCACCGGCGAAGCGGCCACCAACCACTTTGAGGCCGGCGGCTTCATCCGTGGTAACGATCAGGTCGAATACCCCAACATCCAGTACCACTTCCTGCCCATCGCCATCCGTTACGACGGCTCTGCTCCCAACGAAGGACACGGTTATCAGGTTCACGTAGGTCCCATGAATACCGATGTTCGCGGACACGTTAAGATCAAGTCCAAAGATCCCAAAGAATACCCGTCCATTTTCTTCAACTACCTTTCCACCGAACAGGAACGCAGAGAGTGGGTTGAAGCTATCCGCAAGACCCGCGAGATCATGACCCAGCCCGCATTTGACGAATTCCGCGGCAAGGAACTGGCTCCCGGCGAACAGGCACAGACCGATGAAGAGATTCTCGATTTCGTAGCCCGTGAAGGTGAGTCCGCCTACCATCCGAGCTGCACCTGCGCCATGGGAACCCACGAAATGGCCGTAACCGACCCTGAACTGCGTGTTCACGGCGTGGAAGGTCTGCGCGTGGTTGACGCATCAGTTATGCCTTATGTCACCAACGGTAATATTTACGCTCCGGTAATGATGATTGCAGAGAAAGCAGCAGACCTGATTCTCGGCAACACCCCCATTGCGCCGGAAAACGTTCCTTTTTACAAACACGAAAAGTAG
- the larE gene encoding ATP-dependent sacrificial sulfur transferase LarE: MDTLALKYKKLLGILAETDGAVIAFSGGVDSTLLLHTAKEALDHKAIAASIATPYVPRWEQGEAKKFARQLGVKHVVVEMDFPEELRMNPPLHCYTCKKILFSKLLEVAGEHGFKHVLEGTNIDDLSDYRPGIKALRELDIRSPFVEAELSKQDIRELSRRFELPTWDKPSFACLLSRMPVDVEVTDEALQQVEQAEVFLMQIGFPAVRVRHHGEVARIEVPADRIQDFVNANEIHDINNKLKEFGYKHVTLDLGGYKMGSLNKK, translated from the coding sequence ATGGATACACTTGCTTTAAAATATAAAAAACTGCTTGGGATTCTTGCTGAAACCGACGGAGCGGTCATCGCTTTTTCCGGTGGCGTGGACAGCACCCTGCTGTTGCATACTGCAAAGGAAGCCCTCGACCATAAAGCCATCGCCGCTTCCATTGCCACTCCCTATGTTCCGCGTTGGGAGCAGGGTGAAGCGAAAAAATTTGCGCGGCAGCTTGGCGTAAAACATGTTGTGGTGGAAATGGATTTTCCCGAAGAACTGCGCATGAATCCACCGCTCCACTGCTACACCTGCAAGAAGATTCTGTTTAGCAAGCTGCTGGAAGTGGCGGGCGAACACGGATTCAAGCACGTGCTTGAAGGGACCAACATCGACGACCTCAGCGACTACCGTCCCGGCATCAAGGCGTTGCGGGAGCTTGATATCCGCAGCCCCTTTGTGGAGGCGGAACTGAGCAAGCAGGACATCCGCGAACTTTCCCGCAGATTTGAGCTACCCACATGGGATAAGCCCTCCTTCGCCTGTCTGCTCTCACGCATGCCCGTGGATGTGGAAGTAACCGACGAAGCATTGCAGCAGGTGGAACAGGCCGAGGTCTTCCTCATGCAGATCGGCTTCCCGGCTGTACGGGTCCGTCATCACGGCGAAGTGGCCCGCATCGAAGTCCCGGCAGACAGGATACAGGATTTCGTCAACGCCAATGAGATTCACGACATCAACAATAAATTAAAAGAATTCGGCTACAAGCATGTAACACTCGATCTGGGCGGATACAAAATGGGAAGCCTAAACAAGAAATAA
- a CDS encoding FadR/GntR family transcriptional regulator, with the protein MVKDSEISNLFLPVGLGRASEEIVLQIEAAIMDGRLAPGERLPSERDMQNQFGTGRGVIREAIKTLKQKGLLEVKKGAKGGAYVKELDVSNVSESLTLFMKQHPVEPEKLIEFRESIDRTITELAIARGSKEEKEELFNGAVRFEKILCAENPDLVQAGELDRKLNIMLAGMAKNPLLEWVMHAVQMGFSSHDYALYEDADYRRKAGANWIETARAIRNGEPIRALAFSSHHYVLLRKCVENKNGEQGHQNVPFLTETKED; encoded by the coding sequence ATGGTTAAAGATTCGGAAATTTCAAACTTATTTCTTCCCGTAGGCCTCGGCCGGGCCAGTGAAGAAATTGTTTTGCAGATTGAAGCTGCCATCATGGACGGTCGTCTTGCTCCGGGCGAACGCCTTCCCAGCGAACGCGACATGCAGAACCAGTTTGGAACGGGACGGGGCGTTATCCGCGAGGCGATCAAGACACTGAAGCAGAAAGGTCTGCTGGAGGTGAAAAAAGGAGCCAAGGGCGGAGCTTACGTCAAGGAGCTGGATGTTTCCAATGTTTCAGAGTCGCTGACCCTGTTCATGAAGCAACACCCGGTGGAGCCGGAAAAACTCATAGAATTCCGTGAGTCCATTGACCGGACCATTACGGAGCTGGCCATTGCCAGAGGCAGCAAAGAAGAAAAGGAAGAATTGTTCAACGGAGCGGTTCGCTTTGAAAAAATTCTTTGTGCAGAGAACCCCGACCTCGTTCAGGCCGGTGAACTGGACCGGAAACTGAACATCATGCTGGCCGGAATGGCTAAGAACCCCCTGCTTGAGTGGGTCATGCACGCAGTTCAGATGGGCTTCAGTTCCCATGACTACGCGCTTTATGAAGATGCCGATTATCGCAGAAAGGCGGGAGCGAACTGGATCGAAACAGCCAGAGCTATTCGCAACGGCGAGCCGATCCGGGCCCTTGCTTTCAGCAGTCACCACTATGTGCTGCTGCGGAAATGCGTTGAGAATAAAAACGGAGAACAGGGACACCAGAATGTACCTTTTCTCACTGAAACCAAAGAAGATTAA
- the betB gene encoding betaine-aldehyde dehydrogenase: MIRKQMYIDGKWVDAASGNKREVLNPFDASVIAEVPEGDREDSRAAISAARRAFDKDGWPQTPAVERARLLFKLADLIERDREELAELESLDTGKTVEESRWDMDDIAGIFRYFAGLADKDGGEVIESPIPDSTSTVVREPVGVCGQISPWNYPLLQASWKMAPALAAGCTIVMKPSEITPLTTIKVTELAEEAGFPKGVINTVLGPGAEVGAELSENNDVDLISFTGGISTGKTIMRAAAGNVKKVALELGGKNPNIIFDDADFDLVIDYALNGVFFHAGQICSAGTRIMVQDGVYDKFIAALKERMERIVVGNGFDEKTQMGPLISAEHLSKVESYIEIAKEEGAQLVLGGCRPDNPALQKGYFYMPTLFVNCENDMRIVQEEVFGPVITVERFKTEEEVIERANSTIYGLSAGFWTRDPDRIERVSKALRFGTVWANDFNVYFVQAPWGGYKQSGFGRELGRIGLEEYTEVKHIFRNHKTTPLNWFGA, from the coding sequence ATGATCCGCAAACAGATGTATATTGATGGCAAGTGGGTGGATGCCGCTTCCGGCAATAAACGCGAAGTTCTCAATCCCTTCGACGCATCGGTCATCGCAGAGGTTCCCGAAGGGGACCGCGAAGACAGCAGGGCGGCAATCTCCGCCGCGCGCAGGGCTTTTGATAAAGACGGCTGGCCCCAGACCCCGGCAGTTGAACGGGCACGTCTGCTCTTCAAACTTGCGGACCTCATTGAACGGGACCGCGAAGAACTGGCCGAACTGGAAAGCCTCGATACGGGTAAAACTGTTGAGGAAAGCCGCTGGGATATGGACGATATCGCCGGAATCTTCCGCTACTTTGCCGGACTTGCGGACAAGGACGGCGGGGAAGTCATCGAATCCCCCATCCCGGACTCCACCAGCACGGTTGTGCGTGAGCCTGTAGGTGTCTGCGGACAGATATCCCCGTGGAACTATCCGCTTTTGCAGGCTTCATGGAAGATGGCTCCGGCACTTGCCGCCGGGTGCACCATTGTAATGAAGCCCAGTGAGATCACCCCGCTGACCACCATTAAGGTCACCGAGCTTGCTGAAGAAGCCGGATTCCCCAAAGGGGTGATCAATACCGTGCTCGGTCCCGGTGCTGAAGTGGGCGCGGAACTTTCCGAAAATAATGATGTGGACCTGATCTCCTTTACCGGAGGCATCTCCACCGGGAAAACCATCATGCGCGCTGCTGCCGGAAACGTGAAAAAGGTAGCCCTCGAGCTTGGCGGTAAAAACCCGAACATCATCTTTGATGATGCTGATTTTGATCTTGTTATCGACTACGCCCTGAACGGTGTTTTCTTCCACGCCGGGCAGATCTGCTCCGCAGGTACCCGGATCATGGTTCAGGATGGAGTCTACGACAAGTTTATCGCCGCTCTCAAAGAACGCATGGAACGCATTGTGGTCGGCAACGGATTTGATGAAAAGACCCAGATGGGACCGCTGATTTCAGCTGAGCATCTGAGCAAGGTTGAATCATATATTGAAATAGCAAAAGAAGAAGGTGCGCAGCTGGTTCTCGGCGGATGCCGCCCGGATAACCCGGCACTTCAGAAAGGTTATTTCTACATGCCCACCCTGTTCGTTAACTGCGAAAACGACATGCGCATAGTTCAGGAAGAAGTGTTCGGCCCGGTCATAACCGTTGAAAGGTTCAAGACTGAAGAAGAAGTCATCGAAAGAGCCAACAGCACAATATACGGGCTCTCCGCCGGCTTCTGGACCCGTGATCCCGACCGCATTGAGCGCGTTTCCAAAGCTTTGCGCTTCGGAACAGTCTGGGCCAACGACTTCAACGTCTATTTTGTACAGGCCCCGTGGGGCGGGTACAAGCAATCCGGGTTCGGTCGTGAACTGGGCCGCATCGGATTGGAAGAATACACCGAAGTCAAACATATCTTCCGCAACCATAAAACAACCCCCCTCAACTGGTTCGGCGCATAG
- the larC gene encoding nickel pincer cofactor biosynthesis protein LarC, whose protein sequence is MNILYYDCFSGISGDMNLAAMIDLGVDPELLKTELSKLGLADEFSLKISQDSRKGIFGTRVDVELAREGHHHHGHGHEHGEHGPHHHDHDHTHHAHDHTHSHHHHGEHRNLKDIEKLINNSALSDKVKATSLAIFKRVAEAEAKIHGSTLYEVHFHEVGATDSIVDIVGAAICFHELEIEQVWCSSIELGGGFVNCAHGRMPVPAPATSGILAGKPTTQGAVPKETTTPTGAAILAELVDNFSDSPRMAVQKTAYGIGHRDNEIPNVLRVQLAKVEQRSDSLPTVPARLLQCNIDDMTGEMLGAALDQLMEDGAMDVHFTPIVMKKNRPATTLSLLCSAEDEDKFKRLIFKHTTTLGIKSTDIEKTILGISFDKLETPLGSVTMKNAILDGEIIRSKPELEDCRALAKKHGIPLSEVYLQIGKIRKA, encoded by the coding sequence ATGAACATACTTTACTACGATTGTTTTTCAGGCATCAGCGGCGACATGAACCTCGCCGCCATGATCGATCTGGGTGTGGACCCGGAACTCCTCAAGACCGAACTTTCCAAACTCGGCCTTGCTGATGAATTCAGCCTCAAAATTTCGCAGGATTCCCGCAAGGGCATCTTCGGCACCCGCGTGGATGTGGAGCTGGCCCGCGAAGGTCATCACCACCACGGTCATGGGCATGAACATGGAGAACACGGCCCCCATCATCACGATCATGACCATACACATCACGCACATGATCATACGCACAGTCATCACCACCATGGTGAGCACCGCAACCTGAAAGACATTGAAAAGCTTATCAACAATTCTGCTCTCAGCGACAAGGTCAAAGCCACCAGTCTCGCAATTTTCAAACGCGTAGCCGAGGCCGAAGCAAAAATCCACGGCAGCACCCTCTACGAAGTACATTTCCATGAAGTAGGTGCCACCGACTCCATTGTGGATATCGTCGGAGCGGCCATATGTTTTCATGAGCTGGAAATCGAACAAGTCTGGTGTTCTTCCATCGAGCTTGGCGGCGGATTCGTCAACTGCGCCCACGGACGCATGCCTGTTCCCGCCCCGGCCACATCCGGAATCCTTGCCGGGAAACCTACCACTCAGGGTGCCGTTCCCAAGGAAACCACCACCCCCACCGGAGCGGCAATCCTCGCCGAGCTGGTTGACAATTTTTCCGATTCCCCGCGCATGGCCGTACAGAAGACAGCCTACGGCATCGGGCACCGGGACAATGAAATCCCCAACGTGCTGCGCGTGCAGCTGGCTAAAGTCGAACAACGTTCCGATTCCCTACCCACTGTCCCGGCCCGCTTGCTGCAATGCAACATCGACGACATGACCGGGGAAATGCTCGGCGCGGCCCTCGACCAACTTATGGAAGACGGAGCCATGGATGTGCATTTCACGCCCATTGTCATGAAGAAGAACCGCCCGGCCACCACCCTTTCCCTGCTCTGCAGTGCCGAGGATGAGGATAAGTTCAAGCGGCTGATTTTCAAGCACACCACCACGCTGGGCATCAAAAGCACCGATATCGAGAAAACAATCCTCGGCATTTCCTTCGATAAGCTGGAAACACCGCTCGGCAGCGTGACCATGAAAAACGCCATCCTCGACGGCGAAATCATCCGCTCCAAGCCGGAACTGGAAGACTGCCGCGCTCTGGCAAAAAAGCACGGTATTCCATTAAGTGAAGTATATCTTCAGATTGGGAAAATAAGAAAGGCTTGA
- the larB gene encoding nickel pincer cofactor biosynthesis protein LarB has protein sequence MTNDNLKNILEAVKEGSMDVDQGMDKLRDLPYQDIGHTKIDHHRGLRNGFPEVIYGAGKTPLQVGDIFEHMCERNNVLATRVSAETAEHVISRFPQVEYNATANTLTCKNKEIAYNNGIVGIITAGTSDLDVAEEALVTCDMLGSKAEIISDIGVAGIHRLFDRIETIRKYSVLIVVAGMEGALSSVIGGLVDQPIIAVPTSVGYGANFSGLSALLGMLTSCASGVTVVNIDNGFGAACAACKINKAIDR, from the coding sequence ATGACGAATGACAACTTAAAAAATATTCTAGAAGCCGTAAAAGAAGGCAGTATGGACGTGGATCAGGGCATGGATAAGCTGCGCGACCTGCCTTATCAGGACATCGGGCACACCAAGATCGACCACCACCGGGGCTTGCGCAACGGCTTTCCGGAAGTGATCTACGGCGCGGGCAAAACACCGCTGCAGGTCGGCGATATTTTTGAACACATGTGTGAGCGCAACAATGTGCTGGCGACCCGTGTTTCAGCAGAAACAGCAGAGCATGTGATCTCCCGTTTCCCGCAGGTGGAATACAATGCCACCGCCAACACCCTGACCTGCAAGAACAAAGAAATCGCGTACAACAACGGCATAGTCGGCATCATCACTGCCGGAACATCTGATCTGGACGTTGCAGAAGAAGCACTGGTCACCTGCGATATGCTGGGCAGCAAGGCTGAAATAATCTCCGACATCGGGGTAGCCGGGATTCACCGCCTTTTTGACCGCATTGAAACAATACGCAAATACTCCGTACTCATCGTAGTGGCGGGCATGGAAGGCGCGCTCTCCAGCGTCATCGGCGGACTGGTGGACCAGCCCATCATCGCAGTGCCGACCTCGGTAGGCTACGGGGCCAACTTCTCCGGCCTGTCCGCACTGCTGGGCATGCTCACCTCCTGCGCCAGCGGTGTGACTGTAGTTAATATTGATAACGGATTCGGCGCGGCCTGCGCGGCCTGCAAGATTAATAAAGCTATTGATAGGTAA